A window of Phycodurus eques isolate BA_2022a chromosome 5, UOR_Pequ_1.1, whole genome shotgun sequence contains these coding sequences:
- the gtse1 gene encoding G2 and S phase-expressed protein 1 isoform X3 translates to MMSDTSDIPMVLVHLQVERRSGSEMERRANSNVVSLLDEKFDFDVPLSPDCSMCDEEQDDVFLDPSHHRVKRPPANLASHPEEGVGGVRTTWSPLLGDQLDAMCQEAKRLADQLQRGKWPHGKDEGATPATAALGSASLAQQDVEYFIQDGAAKLGVLASPPSLISPVKRQTFLVQDSPMKDLPPAIRNQMQRGSAAAHLGPSAAPATRLSTRLAASSPAGGGKTRAALRGKTGLGAILPSKPSAPRTSSSASKGIAAQKVQVPKHGKVASGCKPNQSSDLASRTKSCEDILSDSASVVSDVSDSSLNSSIAGKKRTLPPPTKVVVRQSGVKATPLQSGKTTERRNTSSSSSSVSSFNSSLSLSPATGKLNSVNRGVSPSNGPVVSGNGSRPVNPNKRRSGVGGVTRTVASSPSPSSSSVAASRRRSGTLTGQARKLSEPAKAGRTTPQHQTTPAKRTLDKTSSTAWIQSGLKTKSKPAAVGQTPMPSEGAAGQGFCSPDVSMVLKPKRLLSVASMDRGKQASAFMFPASFRSPHTAQTPGVGHPHADVRQPRQDLRTLQNAGRLGLRLPHQDLPESRPHRF, encoded by the exons CTCTATGTGTGATGAAGAACAGGATGACGTCTTTTTGGACCCGTCCCACCATCGTGTCAAACGCCCACCCGCCAACTTGGCATCCCACCCGGAGGAAGGGGTGGGTGGCGTGCGGACCACCTGGAGTCCGCTTTTAGGGGACCAGCTGGATGCCATGTGTCAGGAAGCCAAGCGATTAGCCGATCAGCTGCAGCGTGGCAAGTGGCCCCACGGCAAGGATGAGGGCGCCACCCCAGCGACCGCCGCCCTAGGGTCTGCCTCCCTGGCCCAGCAGGACGTGGAGTACTTCATCCAGGACGGTGCCGCCAAACTGGGTGTGCTGGCGTCGCCCCCTAGCCTGATCAGCCCCGTCAAACGTCAGACCTTCCTGGTGCAGGACAGCCCCATGAAGGACCTGCCCCCAGCTATCCGGaaccagatgcagagaggaagTGCCGCCGCCCATCTGGGCCCCTCCGCCGCCCCGGCCACTCGTCTCTCCACTCGACTCGCCGCCTCCAGCCCGGCCGGCGGCGGCAAGACCAGGGCAGCGCTCCGGGGGAAAACGGGGCTGGGGGCCATCCTGCCCAGCAAGCCATCCGCTCCCAGGACTTCCTCTTCAGCCAGCAAGGGCATTGCCGCCCAGAAAGTCCAAGTGCCCAAGCATGGCAAA GTGGCGTCAGGTTGTAAACCGAATCAGAGTTCAGATCTCGCCAGCCGGACCAAGTCCTGCGAGGATATTCTGTCGGATTCTGCCAGTGTGGTGTCCGATGTCAGCGACTCATCCCTCAACTCCAGCATTGCGGGGAAGAAGCGCACGCTGCCTCCGCCCACCAAG GTGGTGGTGAGGCAGTCCGGTGTGAAGGCGACGCCGCTTCAGAGTGGGAAGACTACAGAAAGACGCAACACGTCCTCATCGTCATCCTCTGTGTCCAGCTTCAACTCCAGCCTGTCCCTGTCTCCGGCCACAG GCAAGCTGAACTCAGTGAACCGCGGCGTGAGCCCCTCCAACGGCCCCGTCGTTTCCGGCAACGGCAGCCGACCTGTGAATCCAAACAAACGTCGCTCCGGAGTTGGCGGTGTCACAAGGACTGTGGCGTCATCGCCGTCGCCGTCGTCTTCCTCCGTCGCCGCCAGCCGCCGCCGCAGCGGCACGCTAACCGGCCAAGCCAGGAAGTTGTCAGAGCCTGCCAAAGCCGGCAGGACCACGCCGCAACACCAGACTACGCCCGCAAAAAGAACCTTGGACAAGACCTCATCCACTGCTTGGATTCAAAGCGGGCTGAAGACAAAAAGCAAACCTGCAGCAGTAGGCCAGACACCCATGCCCAGCGAAGGAGCAGCAGGACAAG gttttTGTTCGCCGGATGTTTCCATGGTGCTCAAACCAAAGAGACTCCTGTCAGTGGCTAGTATGGACAG GGGTAAGCAGGCCTCTGCATTTATGTTCCCAGCGTCCTTCCGGTCTCCCCACACCGCTCAAACGCCGGGCGTCGGCCATCCCCACGCCGACGTCAGGCAGCCTCGCCAGGATCTCCGGACCCTCCAGAACGCAGGCCGCCTCGGACTCAGACTTCCCCACCAGGACCTGCCTGAG TCCCGCCCCCACCGATTCTAG
- the gtse1 gene encoding G2 and S phase-expressed protein 1 isoform X4 has translation MMSDTSDIPMVLVHLQVERRSGSEMERRANSNVVSLLDEKFDFDVPLSPDCSMCDEEQDDVFLDPSHHRVKRPPANLASHPEEGVGGVRTTWSPLLGDQLDAMCQEAKRLADQLQRGKWPHGKDEGATPATAALGSASLAQQDVEYFIQDGAAKLGVLASPPSLISPVKRQTFLVQDSPMKDLPPAIRNQMQRGSAAAHLGPSAAPATRLSTRLAASSPAGGGKTRAALRGKTGLGAILPSKPSAPRTSSSASKGIAAQKVQVPKHGKVASGCKPNQSSDLASRTKSCEDILSDSASVVSDVSDSSLNSSIAGKKRTLPPPTKVVVRQSGVKATPLQSGKTTERRNTSSSSSSVSSFNSSLSLSPATGKLNSVNRGVSPSNGPVVSGNGSRPVNPNKRRSGVGGVTRTVASSPSPSSSSVAASRRRSGTLTGQARKLSEPAKAGRTTPQHQTTPAKRTLDKTSSTAWIQSGLKTKSKPAAVGQTPMPSEGAAGQGFCSPDVSMVLKPKRLLSVASMDSVLPVSPHRSNAGRRPSPRRRQAASPGSPDPPERRPPRTQTSPPGPA, from the exons CTCTATGTGTGATGAAGAACAGGATGACGTCTTTTTGGACCCGTCCCACCATCGTGTCAAACGCCCACCCGCCAACTTGGCATCCCACCCGGAGGAAGGGGTGGGTGGCGTGCGGACCACCTGGAGTCCGCTTTTAGGGGACCAGCTGGATGCCATGTGTCAGGAAGCCAAGCGATTAGCCGATCAGCTGCAGCGTGGCAAGTGGCCCCACGGCAAGGATGAGGGCGCCACCCCAGCGACCGCCGCCCTAGGGTCTGCCTCCCTGGCCCAGCAGGACGTGGAGTACTTCATCCAGGACGGTGCCGCCAAACTGGGTGTGCTGGCGTCGCCCCCTAGCCTGATCAGCCCCGTCAAACGTCAGACCTTCCTGGTGCAGGACAGCCCCATGAAGGACCTGCCCCCAGCTATCCGGaaccagatgcagagaggaagTGCCGCCGCCCATCTGGGCCCCTCCGCCGCCCCGGCCACTCGTCTCTCCACTCGACTCGCCGCCTCCAGCCCGGCCGGCGGCGGCAAGACCAGGGCAGCGCTCCGGGGGAAAACGGGGCTGGGGGCCATCCTGCCCAGCAAGCCATCCGCTCCCAGGACTTCCTCTTCAGCCAGCAAGGGCATTGCCGCCCAGAAAGTCCAAGTGCCCAAGCATGGCAAA GTGGCGTCAGGTTGTAAACCGAATCAGAGTTCAGATCTCGCCAGCCGGACCAAGTCCTGCGAGGATATTCTGTCGGATTCTGCCAGTGTGGTGTCCGATGTCAGCGACTCATCCCTCAACTCCAGCATTGCGGGGAAGAAGCGCACGCTGCCTCCGCCCACCAAG GTGGTGGTGAGGCAGTCCGGTGTGAAGGCGACGCCGCTTCAGAGTGGGAAGACTACAGAAAGACGCAACACGTCCTCATCGTCATCCTCTGTGTCCAGCTTCAACTCCAGCCTGTCCCTGTCTCCGGCCACAG GCAAGCTGAACTCAGTGAACCGCGGCGTGAGCCCCTCCAACGGCCCCGTCGTTTCCGGCAACGGCAGCCGACCTGTGAATCCAAACAAACGTCGCTCCGGAGTTGGCGGTGTCACAAGGACTGTGGCGTCATCGCCGTCGCCGTCGTCTTCCTCCGTCGCCGCCAGCCGCCGCCGCAGCGGCACGCTAACCGGCCAAGCCAGGAAGTTGTCAGAGCCTGCCAAAGCCGGCAGGACCACGCCGCAACACCAGACTACGCCCGCAAAAAGAACCTTGGACAAGACCTCATCCACTGCTTGGATTCAAAGCGGGCTGAAGACAAAAAGCAAACCTGCAGCAGTAGGCCAGACACCCATGCCCAGCGAAGGAGCAGCAGGACAAG gttttTGTTCGCCGGATGTTTCCATGGTGCTCAAACCAAAGAGACTCCTGTCAGTGGCTAGTATGGACAG CGTCCTTCCGGTCTCCCCACACCGCTCAAACGCCGGGCGTCGGCCATCCCCACGCCGACGTCAGGCAGCCTCGCCAGGATCTCCGGACCCTCCAGAACGCAGGCCGCCTCGGACTCAGACTTCCCCACCAGGACCTGCCTGA
- the gtse1 gene encoding G2 and S phase-expressed protein 1 isoform X1 yields the protein MMSDTSDIPMVLVHLQVERRSGSEMERRANSNVVSLLDEKFDFDVPLSPDCSMCDEEQDDVFLDPSHHRVKRPPANLASHPEEGVGGVRTTWSPLLGDQLDAMCQEAKRLADQLQRGKWPHGKDEGATPATAALGSASLAQQDVEYFIQDGAAKLGVLASPPSLISPVKRQTFLVQDSPMKDLPPAIRNQMQRGSAAAHLGPSAAPATRLSTRLAASSPAGGGKTRAALRGKTGLGAILPSKPSAPRTSSSASKGIAAQKVQVPKHGKVASGCKPNQSSDLASRTKSCEDILSDSASVVSDVSDSSLNSSIAGKKRTLPPPTKVVVRQSGVKATPLQSGKTTERRNTSSSSSSVSSFNSSLSLSPATGKLNSVNRGVSPSNGPVVSGNGSRPVNPNKRRSGVGGVTRTVASSPSPSSSSVAASRRRSGTLTGQARKLSEPAKAGRTTPQHQTTPAKRTLDKTSSTAWIQSGLKTKSKPAAVGQTPMPSEGAAGQGFCSPDVSMVLKPKRLLSVASMDSLPQKPCGPLTPSAGVSRPLHLCSQRPSGLPTPLKRRASAIPTPTSGSLARISGPSRTQAASDSDFPTRTCLSPAPTDSSRVEPVDIQPFCLEDEEHPVEPSQSEIPQSDELSRHGRSEPSKVPFQPESARQDVLLLDLPAPTPPTHEKLLIDLSNTPDLIRNSTKNCAAMQHLIDLSSPLIKWSPDDKKENSAPLINLSF from the exons CTCTATGTGTGATGAAGAACAGGATGACGTCTTTTTGGACCCGTCCCACCATCGTGTCAAACGCCCACCCGCCAACTTGGCATCCCACCCGGAGGAAGGGGTGGGTGGCGTGCGGACCACCTGGAGTCCGCTTTTAGGGGACCAGCTGGATGCCATGTGTCAGGAAGCCAAGCGATTAGCCGATCAGCTGCAGCGTGGCAAGTGGCCCCACGGCAAGGATGAGGGCGCCACCCCAGCGACCGCCGCCCTAGGGTCTGCCTCCCTGGCCCAGCAGGACGTGGAGTACTTCATCCAGGACGGTGCCGCCAAACTGGGTGTGCTGGCGTCGCCCCCTAGCCTGATCAGCCCCGTCAAACGTCAGACCTTCCTGGTGCAGGACAGCCCCATGAAGGACCTGCCCCCAGCTATCCGGaaccagatgcagagaggaagTGCCGCCGCCCATCTGGGCCCCTCCGCCGCCCCGGCCACTCGTCTCTCCACTCGACTCGCCGCCTCCAGCCCGGCCGGCGGCGGCAAGACCAGGGCAGCGCTCCGGGGGAAAACGGGGCTGGGGGCCATCCTGCCCAGCAAGCCATCCGCTCCCAGGACTTCCTCTTCAGCCAGCAAGGGCATTGCCGCCCAGAAAGTCCAAGTGCCCAAGCATGGCAAA GTGGCGTCAGGTTGTAAACCGAATCAGAGTTCAGATCTCGCCAGCCGGACCAAGTCCTGCGAGGATATTCTGTCGGATTCTGCCAGTGTGGTGTCCGATGTCAGCGACTCATCCCTCAACTCCAGCATTGCGGGGAAGAAGCGCACGCTGCCTCCGCCCACCAAG GTGGTGGTGAGGCAGTCCGGTGTGAAGGCGACGCCGCTTCAGAGTGGGAAGACTACAGAAAGACGCAACACGTCCTCATCGTCATCCTCTGTGTCCAGCTTCAACTCCAGCCTGTCCCTGTCTCCGGCCACAG GCAAGCTGAACTCAGTGAACCGCGGCGTGAGCCCCTCCAACGGCCCCGTCGTTTCCGGCAACGGCAGCCGACCTGTGAATCCAAACAAACGTCGCTCCGGAGTTGGCGGTGTCACAAGGACTGTGGCGTCATCGCCGTCGCCGTCGTCTTCCTCCGTCGCCGCCAGCCGCCGCCGCAGCGGCACGCTAACCGGCCAAGCCAGGAAGTTGTCAGAGCCTGCCAAAGCCGGCAGGACCACGCCGCAACACCAGACTACGCCCGCAAAAAGAACCTTGGACAAGACCTCATCCACTGCTTGGATTCAAAGCGGGCTGAAGACAAAAAGCAAACCTGCAGCAGTAGGCCAGACACCCATGCCCAGCGAAGGAGCAGCAGGACAAG gttttTGTTCGCCGGATGTTTCCATGGTGCTCAAACCAAAGAGACTCCTGTCAGTGGCTAGTATGGACAG CCTTCCTCAAAAACCATGTGGCCCATTGACGCCCTCTGCAGGGGTAAGCAGGCCTCTGCATTTATGTTCCCAGCGTCCTTCCGGTCTCCCCACACCGCTCAAACGCCGGGCGTCGGCCATCCCCACGCCGACGTCAGGCAGCCTCGCCAGGATCTCCGGACCCTCCAGAACGCAGGCCGCCTCGGACTCAGACTTCCCCACCAGGACCTGCCTGAG TCCCGCCCCCACCGATTCTAGCAGAGTGGAGCCAGTTGACATTCAGCCTTTTTGTCTGGAGGACGAGGAGCATCCTGTCGAGCCCAGCCAATCGGAGATCCCGCAGAGCGATGAGCTGTCCCGTCACGGCCGATCAGAGCCCAGCAAAGTTCCCTTCCAGCCAGAGAGCGCCAGACAAGAT GTTCTCCTGCTGGACCTTCCTGCTCCGACGCCCCCGACTCACGAGAAGCTGCTCATAGACCTGAGCAATACTCCAGACTTGATCCGCAACAGCACCAAGAACTGCGCCGCCATGCAG CATTTGATTGACTTAAGTTCGCCGCTCATCAAGTGGAGTCCAGATGACAAGAAGGAGAACAGCGCCCCCCTCATCAACCTATCATTCTGA
- the gtse1 gene encoding G2 and S phase-expressed protein 1 isoform X2: protein MERRANSNVVSLLDEKFDFDVPLSPDCSMCDEEQDDVFLDPSHHRVKRPPANLASHPEEGVGGVRTTWSPLLGDQLDAMCQEAKRLADQLQRGKWPHGKDEGATPATAALGSASLAQQDVEYFIQDGAAKLGVLASPPSLISPVKRQTFLVQDSPMKDLPPAIRNQMQRGSAAAHLGPSAAPATRLSTRLAASSPAGGGKTRAALRGKTGLGAILPSKPSAPRTSSSASKGIAAQKVQVPKHGKVASGCKPNQSSDLASRTKSCEDILSDSASVVSDVSDSSLNSSIAGKKRTLPPPTKVVVRQSGVKATPLQSGKTTERRNTSSSSSSVSSFNSSLSLSPATGKLNSVNRGVSPSNGPVVSGNGSRPVNPNKRRSGVGGVTRTVASSPSPSSSSVAASRRRSGTLTGQARKLSEPAKAGRTTPQHQTTPAKRTLDKTSSTAWIQSGLKTKSKPAAVGQTPMPSEGAAGQGFCSPDVSMVLKPKRLLSVASMDSLPQKPCGPLTPSAGVSRPLHLCSQRPSGLPTPLKRRASAIPTPTSGSLARISGPSRTQAASDSDFPTRTCLSPAPTDSSRVEPVDIQPFCLEDEEHPVEPSQSEIPQSDELSRHGRSEPSKVPFQPESARQDVLLLDLPAPTPPTHEKLLIDLSNTPDLIRNSTKNCAAMQHLIDLSSPLIKWSPDDKKENSAPLINLSF, encoded by the exons CTCTATGTGTGATGAAGAACAGGATGACGTCTTTTTGGACCCGTCCCACCATCGTGTCAAACGCCCACCCGCCAACTTGGCATCCCACCCGGAGGAAGGGGTGGGTGGCGTGCGGACCACCTGGAGTCCGCTTTTAGGGGACCAGCTGGATGCCATGTGTCAGGAAGCCAAGCGATTAGCCGATCAGCTGCAGCGTGGCAAGTGGCCCCACGGCAAGGATGAGGGCGCCACCCCAGCGACCGCCGCCCTAGGGTCTGCCTCCCTGGCCCAGCAGGACGTGGAGTACTTCATCCAGGACGGTGCCGCCAAACTGGGTGTGCTGGCGTCGCCCCCTAGCCTGATCAGCCCCGTCAAACGTCAGACCTTCCTGGTGCAGGACAGCCCCATGAAGGACCTGCCCCCAGCTATCCGGaaccagatgcagagaggaagTGCCGCCGCCCATCTGGGCCCCTCCGCCGCCCCGGCCACTCGTCTCTCCACTCGACTCGCCGCCTCCAGCCCGGCCGGCGGCGGCAAGACCAGGGCAGCGCTCCGGGGGAAAACGGGGCTGGGGGCCATCCTGCCCAGCAAGCCATCCGCTCCCAGGACTTCCTCTTCAGCCAGCAAGGGCATTGCCGCCCAGAAAGTCCAAGTGCCCAAGCATGGCAAA GTGGCGTCAGGTTGTAAACCGAATCAGAGTTCAGATCTCGCCAGCCGGACCAAGTCCTGCGAGGATATTCTGTCGGATTCTGCCAGTGTGGTGTCCGATGTCAGCGACTCATCCCTCAACTCCAGCATTGCGGGGAAGAAGCGCACGCTGCCTCCGCCCACCAAG GTGGTGGTGAGGCAGTCCGGTGTGAAGGCGACGCCGCTTCAGAGTGGGAAGACTACAGAAAGACGCAACACGTCCTCATCGTCATCCTCTGTGTCCAGCTTCAACTCCAGCCTGTCCCTGTCTCCGGCCACAG GCAAGCTGAACTCAGTGAACCGCGGCGTGAGCCCCTCCAACGGCCCCGTCGTTTCCGGCAACGGCAGCCGACCTGTGAATCCAAACAAACGTCGCTCCGGAGTTGGCGGTGTCACAAGGACTGTGGCGTCATCGCCGTCGCCGTCGTCTTCCTCCGTCGCCGCCAGCCGCCGCCGCAGCGGCACGCTAACCGGCCAAGCCAGGAAGTTGTCAGAGCCTGCCAAAGCCGGCAGGACCACGCCGCAACACCAGACTACGCCCGCAAAAAGAACCTTGGACAAGACCTCATCCACTGCTTGGATTCAAAGCGGGCTGAAGACAAAAAGCAAACCTGCAGCAGTAGGCCAGACACCCATGCCCAGCGAAGGAGCAGCAGGACAAG gttttTGTTCGCCGGATGTTTCCATGGTGCTCAAACCAAAGAGACTCCTGTCAGTGGCTAGTATGGACAG CCTTCCTCAAAAACCATGTGGCCCATTGACGCCCTCTGCAGGGGTAAGCAGGCCTCTGCATTTATGTTCCCAGCGTCCTTCCGGTCTCCCCACACCGCTCAAACGCCGGGCGTCGGCCATCCCCACGCCGACGTCAGGCAGCCTCGCCAGGATCTCCGGACCCTCCAGAACGCAGGCCGCCTCGGACTCAGACTTCCCCACCAGGACCTGCCTGAG TCCCGCCCCCACCGATTCTAGCAGAGTGGAGCCAGTTGACATTCAGCCTTTTTGTCTGGAGGACGAGGAGCATCCTGTCGAGCCCAGCCAATCGGAGATCCCGCAGAGCGATGAGCTGTCCCGTCACGGCCGATCAGAGCCCAGCAAAGTTCCCTTCCAGCCAGAGAGCGCCAGACAAGAT GTTCTCCTGCTGGACCTTCCTGCTCCGACGCCCCCGACTCACGAGAAGCTGCTCATAGACCTGAGCAATACTCCAGACTTGATCCGCAACAGCACCAAGAACTGCGCCGCCATGCAG CATTTGATTGACTTAAGTTCGCCGCTCATCAAGTGGAGTCCAGATGACAAGAAGGAGAACAGCGCCCCCCTCATCAACCTATCATTCTGA
- the LOC133403015 gene encoding lamina-associated polypeptide 2, isoforms beta/gamma-like — protein sequence MAEFLEDPSVLTKDKLKNELAANNVALPSGEHKKEVYVQLYLKNLTARNNKRSPPADTFSSDEELPAPVVLSNKSRSGRKATKKTDKPRIEVEVTELTDDDLQLQLAKYGVDAGPIVASSRKLYEKKLQTLLEEPATEPPADVTVLPKADADQNGNTNSDQYSDKEAEEISSTEPEPVPVVEKPVRSRGKTPVAVRAGSRRQTKVAAEEAAVTEGTPVKSGESVVEDILANEISTPTGISATCRRPIRGAAGRPLKPSDYWLDESRVRHSVHTENRSYSESFSRGVGVAPSPSVGKAPARRGALSLLLKLVLLLAVVCGSLYLTYRHLDTAHQNNLRVLLGAVVAPLQGAAESAAAYLGLGDK from the exons ATGGCAGAATTTCTCGAAGACCCGTCGGTGCTCACGAAAGACAAGCTGAAGAACGAGCTGGCGGCCAACAACGTAGCgctgccgagcggcgagcacaAGAAAGAAGTGTACGTGCAGCTCTATCTGAAGAACTTGACGGCGCGGAACAACAAGAGGAGCCCGCCTGCTGACACCTTCTCCAGCGACGAGGAGCTGCCCGCCCCCGTGGTGCTCTCCAACAAAAGCCGATCGGGGAGA AAAGCTACCAAAAAGACAGACAAGCCTCGCATCGAGGTGGAGGTGACGGAGCTCACCGATGACGACCTCCAACTGCAACTAGCCAAGTATGGCGTGGACGCAGGACCCATCGTGG cCTCCTCCCGCAAATTGTACGAGAAGAAACTGCAGACGCTTCTGGAAGAGCCGGCGACCGAGCCCCCCGCCGACGTCACCGTCCTGCCCAAGGCCGACGCCGACCAGAACGGCAACACCAACTCCGACCAGTACAGCGACAAGGAAGCTG AGGAAATTAGCAGCACTGAACCAGAGCCGGTCCCCGTCGTGGAGAAGCCCGTGCGCAGCAGAGGGAAAACGCCGGTCGCCGTGCGAGCCGGCAGCAGACGCCAAACCAAG GTGGCGGCGGAGGAGGCGGCGGTGACGGAGGGCACCCCCGTCAAGAGCGGCGAGAGTGTGGTGGAAGATATTCTGGCCAATGAAATCAGCACACCAACGGGCATAAG CGCCACCTGCAGGCGTCCCATCAGAGGAGCGGCGGGCCGACCGCTCAAGCCCAGCGACTACTGGCTGGACGAATCCCGCGTGCGCCACAGCGTCCACACCGAGAACCGCTCCTACTCGGAGTCCTTCTCCCGGGGGGTCGGCGTCGCCCCTTCCCCCTCCGTCGGCAAAGCCCCAGCGCGGCGCGGCGCCCTCTCCCTCCTGCTCAAGCTCGTCCTCCTCCTGGCGGTGGTCTGCGGCTCGCTCTACTTGACCTACCGGCACCTGGATACGGCTCACCAAAACAACCTGCGGGTCCTCCTGGGCGCCGTGGTGGCCCCTCTACAGGGCGCCGCAGAGAGCGCCGCCGCCTACCTGGGTCTCGGCGACAAGTGA